One Oryza brachyantha chromosome 3, ObraRS2, whole genome shotgun sequence DNA segment encodes these proteins:
- the LOC102709454 gene encoding tetraspanin-4-like has translation MLAIGLLFMIISISACCGQLLDEEGCFMCCCFGLFIPFLFLLVFLIFGYIAVGGMDFHRSNKIHEYNLDSYGGWLKGRVADPNYWSTTSVCLRDMDVCSGMRQLERDPQSGMFVPKLSSDERWTNKHGMSQHQMSPIESGCCKPPSSCAFTYMNDTTWAPKTGDADLGAKVVDCSRWSNDPQKLCFECDSCKAGFLDDTRKKWTKAAPAPLGALVVLVVFLGPCIIGCAILLCNLKRAA, from the exons ATGCTCGCTATCGGCCTCTTATTCATGATCATCTCCATCTCGGCCTGCTGCGGCCAGTTGCTCGATGAGGAGGGTTGCTTCATGTGCTGCTGCTTCGGCTTGTTCATCCCATTCCTCTTCCTTCTCGTCTTCCTCATCTTCGGTTACATAGCAGTCGGAGGGATGGACTTCCATCGATCCAACAAAATCCACGAGTACAATCTTGACAGCTATGGAGGGTGGCTCAAGGGTCGTGTGGCCGACCCCAACTACTGGTCAACAACCAGCGTGTGCCTTCGCGACATGGACGTCTGTAGTGGCATGAGGCAACTGGAACGCGACCCACAGTCAGGTATGTTTGTCCCCAAGCTATCCTCGGACGAACGGTGGACGAACAAACACGGGATGTCCCAGCATCAAATGTCGCCTATCGAG TCTGGATGCTGCAAGCCACCGTCATCGTGTGCATTCACATACATGAATGACACGACGTGGGCACCCAAAACAGGGGACGCTGACCTAGGAGCTAAAGTCGTCGACTGCAGCAGGTGGAGCAACGACCCACAAAAGCTTTGCTTCGAGTGCGACTCCTGCAAGGCTGGCTTCCTCGACGACACCAGGAAGAAATGGACTAAAGCTGCCCCAGCTCCCCTTGGCGCCTTGGTCGTGCTCGTTGTTTTCTTAGGACCGTGCATTATTGGTTGTGCCATTTTGCTGTGTAATCTAAAGAGGGCTGCATGA
- the LOC121053846 gene encoding tetraspanin-4-like: MLAIGLLFMIISISACCGQLLDEEGCFMCCCFGLFIPFLFLLVFLIFGYIAVGGMDFHRSNKIHEYNLDSYGGWLKGRVADPNYWSTTSVCLRDMDVCSGMRQLERDPQSGMFVPKLSSDERWTNKHGMSQHQMSPIESGCCKPPSSCAFTYMNDTTWAPKTGDADLGAKVVDCSRWSNDPQKLCFECDSCKAGFLDDTRKKWTKAALFPLVGLMIKVIGSCWTLAKN; this comes from the exons ATGCTCGCTATCGGCCTCTTATTCATGATCATCTCCATCTCGGCCTGCTGCGGCCAGTTGCTCGATGAGGAGGGTTGCTTCATGTGCTGCTGCTTCGGCTTGTTCATCCCATTCCTCTTCCTTCTCGTCTTCCTCATCTTCGGTTACATAGCAGTCGGAGGGATGGACTTCCATCGATCCAACAAAATCCACGAGTACAATCTTGACAGCTATGGAGGGTGGCTCAAGGGTCGTGTGGCCGACCCCAACTACTGGTCAACAACCAGCGTGTGCCTTCGCGACATGGACGTCTGTAGTGGCATGAGGCAACTGGAACGCGACCCACAGTCAGGTATGTTTGTCCCCAAGCTATCCTCGGACGAACGGTGGACGAACAAACACGGGATGTCCCAGCATCAAATGTCGCCTATCGAG TCTGGATGCTGCAAGCCACCGTCATCGTGTGCATTCACATACATGAATGACACGACGTGGGCACCCAAAACAGGGGACGCTGACCTAGGAGCTAAAGTCGTCGACTGCAGCAGGTGGAGCAACGACCCACAAAAGCTTTGCTTCGAGTGCGACTCCTGCAAGGCTGGCTTCCTCGACGACACCAGGAAGAAATGGACTAAAGCTGCCCTCTTTCCCCTTGTCGGCTTGATGATCAAAGTCATAGGTTCATGCTGGACACTCGCCAAGAATTAA
- the LOC102719189 gene encoding cleavage and polyadenylation specificity factor subunit 3-I — translation MASLAAAPPGKRQASGGREGDQLLITPLGAGNEVGRSCVYMSFKGRTVLFDCGIHPAYSGMAALPYFDEIDPSTIDVLLVTHFHLDHAASLPYFLEKTTFKGRVFMTHATKAIYRLLLSDYVKVSKVSVEDMLFDEQDILRSMDKIEVIDFHQTLEVNGIRFWCYTAGHVLGAAMFMVDIAGVRILYTGDYSREEDRHLKAAELPQFSPDICIIESTYGVQQHQPRHVREKRFTDVIHTTVSQGGRVLIPAFALGRAQELLLILDEYWANHPELHKIPIYYASPLAKKCMAVYQTYINSMNERIRNQFAQSNPFHFKHIEALNSIDNFHDVGPSVVMASPGGLQSGLSRQLFDKWCTDKKNSCVIPGYVVEGTLAKTIINEPREVTLANGLTAPLHMQVHYISFSAHADFPQTSTFLDELRPPNIVLVHGEANEMSRLKQKLISQFDGTNIKVVNPKNCQSVEMYFSSEKMAKTIGRLAEKVPEVGESVSGLLVKKGFTYQIMAPEDLRVYTQLSTANITQRIAVPYSGSFEVIKYRLKQIYESVESSTEESDVPSLIVHERVTIRLESESYVTLQWSSDPISDMVSDSVVAMVLNIGREGPKVVPVEEAVKTQEETERVAQKVVYALMVSLFGDVKVAEEGKLVISVDGQVAHLDGRSGDVECENASLKERIKTAFRRIQGAVRPIPLASS, via the exons ATGgcgtccctcgccgccgcgccgccggggaaGCGTCAGGCCTCCGGCGGCCGCGAGGGAGACCAGCTCCTCATCACGCCGCTGGGCGCGGGCAACGAGGTCGGCCGCTCCTGCGTCTACATGTCATTCAAGGGCCGCACCGTCCTC TTCGATTGCGGCATCCACCCTGCTTACTCCGGCATGGCGGCTCTCCCCTACTTCGACGAGATCGATCCCTCCACCATCGATGTCCTACTAGTCACCCA CTTTCACTTGGACCATGCTGCCTCGCTGCCCTACTTCTTGGAGAAG ACGACATTCAAGGGGCGAGTGTTCATGACCCATGCGACAAAGGCCATCTACAGGTTGCTCCTTTCTGATTATGTCAAAGTGAGCAAAGTTTCTGTGGAGGATATGTTGTTTGATGAGCAGGACATTCTGCGTTCCATGGATAAAATTGAG GTCATAGACTTCCACCAGACATTGGAAGTTAATGGCATACGCTTCTGGTGTTATACTGCTGGCCATGTACTTGGTGCTGCAATGTTCATGGTGGACATTGCTGGGGTTCGCATTCTTTACACTGGTGACTACTCCCGTGAAGAAGATCGCCACCTCAAAGCCGCTGAACTCCCCCAGTTCTCCCCTGATATTTGCATTATCGAGTCAACTTATGGTGTGCAGCAGCACCAACCTCGCCATGTACGAGAGAAGCGCTTCACTGATGTGATACACACAACTGTTTCACAGGGTGGGCGTGTTCTTATCCCAGCCTTTGCTCTTGGAAGAGCTCAAGAGCTGCTACTTATACTGGATGAGTATTGGGCCAACCACCCAGAGCTCCATAAGATTCCAATCTATTATGCCTCCCCTCTTGCCAAGAAATGTATGGCTGTCTACCAGACATACATCAACTCCATGAATGAAAGGATTAGGAACCAGTTTGCACAATCTAATCCCTTCCATTTCAAGCACATTGAGGCTTTGAATAGCATAGATAACTTTCACGATGTGGGTCCATCAGTGGTTATGGCAAGCCCAGGTGGTCTCCAGAGTGGTCTCTCCAGGCAGCTCTTTGATAAATGGTGCACAGATAAGAAGAATTCATGTGTTATTCCAGGTTATGTTGTGGAAGGCACCCTTGCAAAGACCATTATTAACGAGCCAAGAGAAGTGACACTTGCTAATGGGCTCACTGCACCGCTTCATATGCAGGTCCACTATATCTCCTTTTCTGCTCATGCTGATTTCCCTCAGACAAGCACCTTCTTGGATGAGCTCCGGCCACCCAACATCGTTCTTGTACACGGAGAAGCAAATGAGATGTCAAGGCTTAAGCAAAAGCTTATTTCTCAGTTTGATGGGACAAATATAAAGGTTGTTAACCCAAAGAATTGCCAATCAGTAGAGATGTATTTCAGTTCTGAGAAAATGGCCAAGACTATTGGCAGGTTGGCTGAAAAGGTACCAGAAGTTGGAGAATCAGTTAGTGGCTTACTTGTAAAGAAGGGATTCACATATCAAATTATGGCTCCTGAGGATCTCCGTGTGTATACGCAGCTGTCTACAGCTAACATTACCCAAAGAATTGCTGTCCCATATTCTGGTTCTTTTGAAGTCATAAAATAcagactgaagcaaatctatGAGAGTGTGGAGTCATCAACAGAGGAGTCTGATGTTCCATCATTAATTGTACATGAGAGGGTAACCATTCGCCTAGAATCAGAAAGCTATGTTACGCTTCAGTGGTCGTCTGATCCCATCAGTGATATGGTGTCTGATTCTGTGGTGGCCATGGTGTTGAACATAGGCCGTGAAGGTCCAAAGGTTGTTCCAGTTGAGGAAGCAGTGAAGACTCAGGAAGAGACAGAAAGGGTGGCCCAGAAGGTAGTTTATGCTCTTATGGTGTCGCTTTTTGGTGATGTCAAAGTTGCAGAGGAAGGGAAGCTTGTTATATCTGTGGATGGACAAGTAGCACACTTGGATGGGAGGAGTGGTGATGTTGAATGTGAAAATGCTTCCCTGAAAGAAAGGATCAAGACTGCATTCCGTCGTATACAGGGTGCTGTCAGACCAATTCCGCTTGCATCATCTTGA
- the LOC102709731 gene encoding tetraspanin-3-like, with product MLFILLSLVKEFATPLFLLVVGPLQAPDVCTHGVFLRPTVGIGIFVMLVFILRCCSREQDNSINSLFRCYLVGVSVAVIALLGFVVFGFVAVGGVDLGQLTAHTYKLEDYGGWLKGRVADPQYWAATAACLRDEEYVCRGDGAGVTRRRQEDPKTGVVSDVVRELYSYEHRIDAMTSLHKMPPIEAGCCTPPRSCAMIRDDTNGTTTTLTRNADCGRWSNDEETLCFQCDSCKAVFLDNTKKAWTAFVWAPTLALIALVCRCQRELFA from the exons aTGTTGTTCATTCTGTTATCGCTAGTGAAAGAGTTCGCGACACCGCTGTTCCTGCTGGTGGTTGGCCCCTTGCAGGCTCCCGATGTTTGCACCCACGGCGTGTTCTTGCGGCCGACGGTCGGCATCGGCATCTTCGTCATGCTCGTCTTCATCCTGCGCTGCTGCTCCCGCGAACAGGACAACAGCATTAACAGCCTCTTCAGGTGCTACCTCGTCGgcgtctccgtcgccgtcatcgcccTCCTCGGCTTCGTCGTCTTCggcttcgtcgccgtcggcggggTCGACCTCGGCCAACTGACGGCCCACACGTACAAGCTTGAGGACTACGGCGGCTGGCTCAAGGGCCGCGTGGCTGACCCGCAGTACTGGGCAGCAACCGCCGCCTGCCTCCGTGACGAGGAGTACGTCTGccgcggcgatggcgccggcgtcacgcggcggcggcaggaggaCCCCAAGACCGGCGTCGTCTCCGACGTCGTCCGCGAGCTATACTCCTATGAACACCGGATCGATGCTATGACTAGCCTGCACAAAATGCCGCCCATCGAG GCTGGATGCTGCACGCCACCACGATCATGTGCAATGATCAGGGATGATACGAatgggacgacgacgacgctgaCACGAAACGCTGACTGCGGCAGGTGGAGCAACGACGAGGAGACGCTGTGCTTCCAGTGCGACTCATGCAAGGCAGTCTTCCTCGACAACACCAAGAAGGCCTGGACTGCCTTTGTTTGGGCTCCCACTCTCGCTTTGATCGCTCTCGTTTGTAGATGCCAGAGGGAGCTATTTGCTTGA
- the LOC102710011 gene encoding tetraspanin-3-like: MAAFVKDGLSSILESARETGDELEGMPTTQSMSRKNFFAFLLTLKLSAIFLVAGLFMAPIVCTHGIFLWPMIAIALFLMLVLVLGCLGHMLDNVCLCGCHLLGVFIAIVALLGFVIFGYVAVGGVDLGSRKVLEYRLEDYSGWLRDRVADPRYWAATSACIRDRNVCFAVKQPAAMVHGPKTGVFVLRQLSSYQGPAKERRIHAGLQQMSPIEYGCCKPPSSCAFTSVNGTTTPTSTPADPAVVTNGDCSRWSDDEETLCFRCDSCKASFLDDTKKAWNNFAWIPIIGFIMLIATYCWRME; this comes from the exons atggcGGCATTCGTGAAGGACGGCCTGTCGTCAATACTGGAATCGGCGAGAGAGACCGGAGATGAGCTCGAGGGAATGCCGACGACACAAAGTATGTCCCGGAAAAATTTCTTCGCATTTTTACTGACGTTGAAACTGTCGGCCATCTTCCTAGTGGCCGGCCTCTTCATGGCCCCCATCGTCTGCACCCATGGCATCTTTCTGTGGCCCATGATCGCCATCGCCCTCTTCCTCAtgctcgtcctcgtcctcggctGCCTGGGCCACATGCTCGACAACGTCTGCCTCTGCGGCTGTCATCTTCTCGGCGTGTTCATCGCCATCGTCGCCCTCCTCGGCTTCGTCATCTTCGGCTACGTCGCCGTTGGAGGCGTCGACCTTGGCTCACGAAAGGTCCTCGAGTACAGGCTCGAGGACTACAGCGGGTGGCTCAGGGATCGTGTGGCTGACCCGCGTTACTGGGCGGCAACCAGTGCGTGCATCCGCGATAGGAATGTCTGTTTCGCCGTGAAGCAACCAGCAGCCATGGTGCACGGCCCAAAGACCGGCGTGTTCGTCCTCCGCCAGCTATCGTCGTACCAAGGGCCGGCCAAGGAACGCCGGATCCATGCCGGCCTTCAACAAATGTCGCCAATTGAG TATGGATGCTGCAAGCCACCATCATCATGTGCATTCACATCTGTGAATGGGACGACGACACCCACATCAACACCTGCTGACCCTGCCGTTGTAACCAACGGGGATTGCAGCAGGTGGAGCGACGACGAGGAAACGCTCTGCTTCCGGTGTGACTCATGCAAGGCAAGCTTCCTCGACGACACCAAGAAAGCATGGAATAACTTTGCCTGGATTCCCATTATCGGCTTCATCATGCTCATTGCTACATACTGTTGGCGGATGGAATGA
- the LOC102710292 gene encoding tetraspanin-3-like, with protein MATITTVLGVPLALLLVGTKNTPEVCNRGVFSGPTIAIGLFLLAINILGFCCRKHGEGTLHGCHSVGSSIAILAIVGFVVFGYVAVGGIDLGSLTVRTYKLDDYGGWLRGRVDDPRYWATTSACLRDDKHVCDGVRVRQPVILHNPRSGMLVRELSSYQGPVKEYRVMLPIEVGCCMPPRSCASTYMNGTAQTATPSPSVAPAAMVTNDDCSRWSNDEETLCFQCDSCKAVFLDDTKKAWNAFAGIPIICLIILICTCSCCPRNLD; from the exons ATGGCCACCATTACAACGGTGCTAGGGGTACCGCTGGCACTGCTGCTGGTTGGCACCAAGAACACTCCCGAGGTTTGCAACCGCGGCGTCTTTTCGGGGCCAACCATCGCAATCGGCCTCTTCCTCCTGGCCATCAACATCTTGGGTTTCTGCTGCCGGAAGCACGGCGAGGGCACCCTCCACGGCTGCCACTCCGTCGGCTCGTCCATTGCGATCCTCGCCATCGTCGGCTTCGTCGTCTTCGGCTATGTTGCCGTCGGAGGCATCGACCTCGGCTCTCTGACGGTCCGCACCTACAAACTCGATGACTACGGTGGGTGGCTCAGGGGTCGCGTGGACGACCCGCGGTACTGGGCAACAACCAGTGCGTGCCTCCGTGACGATAAACATGTATGCGATGGCGTGAGGGTGAGGCAGCCGGTGATACTACACAACCCAAGATCCGGCATGCTCGTCCGCGAGCTATCCTCCTATCAAGGCCCGGTGAAGGAATACCGTGTAATGTTGCCAATCGAG GTTGGATGCTGCATGCCACCACGATCATGTGCATCCACATATATGAATGGGACGGCGCAGACAGCAACACCAAGCCCAAGCGTCGCCCCTGCCGCCATGGTAACCAACGATGACTGCAGCAGGTGGAGCAACGACGAAGAAACACTCTGCTTCCAGTGTGACTCATGCAAGGCAGTCTTCCTCGACGACACCAAGAAGGCCTGGAATGCCTTTGCTGGGATTCCCATTATCTGTTTGATCATCCTCATTTGTACATGTTCATGTTGTCCTAGGAATCTGgattaa
- the LOC121053847 gene encoding tetraspanin-3-like, producing the protein MEAVENGLDAAADGLETLAEAVEEAAEVKRMPPMQRMVWKLRFAFVITFKVSVVFLVAGAIVGLTACSRGIIWGPMVAVGVLLTISLILGCGGLKHDREGLYDCYRAGVLVAVVALLGYLILAYVAVGGIDLTAVKEREYSLDDYGGWLRARVADPRYWGTTSACIRDRNTCFVVREDDSSIFLLRRQLSSYQGLQENERPVMSPIQSGCCKPPSSCAAFTYANGTATTPAASAMVTNADCSKWSNDEETLCFQCDSCKAGFLDDTKKAWNGFAKIPIIGLMLLIVACYWNIKYPLWT; encoded by the exons ATGGAGGCGGTAGAGAATGGGCTGGATGCAGCAGCGGACGGCCTGGAGACACTAGCGGAAGCAGTTGAAGAGGCGGCGGAGGTCAAGAGGATGCCGCCGATGCAGAGGATGGTGTGGAAACTCCGTTTCGCCTTCGTGATCACGTTCAAGGTGTCAGTCGTCTTCCTGGTGGCCGGCGCCATTGTAGGGCTCACTGCTTGCAGCCGCGGCATCATCTGGGGGCCCATGGTCGCCGTGGGTGTGCTCCTCACGATCAGCCTCATCCTCGGCTGCGGCGGCCTCAAGCACGACAGAGAGGGCCTCTACGACTGCTACCGCGCCGGcgtgctcgtcgccgtcgtggccCTCCTCGGCTACCTGATCTTGGCCTACGTCGCCGTCGGAGGCATCGACCTGACCGCGGTGAAGGAGCGCGAGTACAGCCTCGACGACTACGGCGGGTGGCTGAGGGCTCGCGTCGCTGACCCGCGCTACTGGGGAACGACGAGCGCGTGCATCCGCGACAGAAACACCTGCTTCGTCGTGAGGGAAGACGACAGCAgcatcttcctcctccgccgtcagCTATCCTCCTACCAAGGCCTCCAGGAGAACGAACGCCCTGTAATGTCGCCTATCCAG TCTGGATGCTGCAAGCCACCATCATCATGTGCTGCATTCACATATGCGAATGGCACGGCAACAACACCAGCTGCCTCTGCCATGGTAACCAACGCCGACTGCAGCAAATGGAGCAACGACGAAGAAACGCTGTGCTTCCAATGCGACTCATGCAAGGCAGGCTTCCTCGACGACACCAAGAAGGCGTGGAATGGCTTTGCCAAGATTCCCATTATCGGTTTGATGCTGCTCATTGTTGCATGCTATTGGAATATCAAATACCCATTATGGACATGA